From one Lotus japonicus ecotype B-129 chromosome 3, LjGifu_v1.2 genomic stretch:
- the LOC130743537 gene encoding probable polygalacturonase At3g15720 has protein sequence MLGLLTCLLILGFASQCLCVRWNDVAGTYISYNVMDNGARGDGISDDSKAFLSAWQKVCATEGRATLVIPPRKIFMVTNLFLDGPCKAIRRSSMIRISFVNALIVDGGGIIDGYGSTWWNLPQSPRPVMLSFHACNNLLVRDLMFTNSPGAHITVDGSINAVFSHVNIQAPANSPNTDGFDIANSRNILIEDSNIGTGDDCIAINGGTAKINATRLVCGPGHGISIGSLGRNRGHETVEEIYVQNCSFIGTTNGARIKTVEGGSGYARKIYFEQIQLVGVYNPIIIDQHYGPRQPKEDSAVKVSDARYLGFTGTSASDLAINIDCSSFGCSNILLDQINIAPSQAGKKIGTTCKNARGATVGNAIIPSVSCL, from the exons ATGCTGGGGCTACTAACTTGTCTATTAATACTTGGTTTTGCTTCACAATGTCTATgtgtgaggtggaatgatgTTGCAGGAACGTACATATCTTACAATGTGATGGATAACGGTGCTCGTGGTGATGGCATATCAGATGATTCAAAA GCATTTTTAAGTGCATGGCAGAAAGTCTGTGCAACCGAAGGGAGAGCAACTCTAGTTATACCACCAAGAAAGATCTTCATGGTGACAAACCTATTCTTAGATGGTCCTTGCAAGGCAATAAGA AGGTCAAGTATGATTAGGATTTCATTCGTAAATGCTCTCATAGTTGATGGCGGTGGAATAATCGATGGCTATGGTTCTACTTGGTGGAACCTACCCCAATCTCCTCGACCAGTG ATGTTGAGTTTCCATGCTTGCAATAATCTTTTGGTTCGTGACTTGATGTTCACAAATAGTCCCGGAGCTCACATAACCGTAGATGGTTCCATCAATGCAGTATTCTCTCATGTAAACATTCAAGCTCCTGCTAATAGCCCCAACACTGACGGATTTGATATTGCTAATTCGAGAAATATCTTGATAGAAGATTCCAACATTGGAACTG GTGATGATTGTATTGCCATCAATGGTGGTACCGCTAAAATCAATGCTACTCGACTTGTTTGTGGACCTGGCCATGGGATAAG CATTGGCAGCCTTGGCAGGAATAGAGGTCATGAGACAGTTGAAGAAATTTACGTACAGAATTGCAGCTTCATAGGGACTACAAATGGAGCAAGAATCAAGACAGTTGAA GGTGGATCAGGTTATGCAAGAAAGATCTATTTTGAGCAAATACAACTTGTAGGCGTATACAACCCAATCATTATAGATCAACACTATGGTCCAAGGCAACCAAAG GAGGATTCTGCGGTGAAAGTGAGTGATGCAAGATATCTTGGGTTTACAGGGACTTCTGCCAGTGACTTAGCTATTAACATAGATTGCTCCTCATTTGGTTGTTCCAACATTCTATTAGATCAAATTAATATTGCCCCTTCTCAAGCAGGAAAGAAGATTGGCACTACTTGCAAAAATGCCCGTGGAGCAACAGTTGGAAATGCTATAATTCCCAGTGTCTCTTGTTTATAG
- the LOC130745394 gene encoding uncharacterized hydrolase YNR064C, whose translation MSIQAFLASSSSSFHSHLHHSSTTASPSLPAARWFRSYPSKKSLKLNCSSNGNSGDQDYLLDAPESVGDGFSFSGGKYSDGPSPSDDWFKQGKMIRAYSNAGTSEKAKDPIFGLTMGASSQSSGNSFRWFCVERGSADNPSVILIHGFPSQAYSYRKVLPVLSKDYHAIAFDWLGFGFSDKPQPKYGFDYTLDEYVSSLESLIDELAVTKVSLVVQGYFSPVVVKYASSHQEKINNLVLLNPPLTAQHAKLPSTLSIFSNFLLGEIFSQDPLRASDKALTSCGPYKMKEEHAMVYRRPYLTSGSSGFALNAISRTMKKELKGYVDNMQTILKDKNWKVRTTICWGQRDRWLSYDGVEDFCKDSNHTLIEVPTAGHHAQEDCGEELGQLIYKILSKRK comes from the exons ATGTCCATTCAAGCTTTTCTcgcctcttcttcctcttcattccACTCCCACCTTCACCATTCTTCCACAACTGCATCTCCATCACTCCCTGCCGCACGGTGGTTCCGATCATACCCTTCGAAGAAGTCTCTGAAGCTGAATTGCAGTTCAAATGGCAATAGCGGCGACCAG GATTATTTGCTGGATGCTCCAGAATCTGTTGGAGATGGATTCTCTTTTAGTGGAG GAAAATATTCAGATGGGCCGAGTCCAAGTGATGATTGGTTTAAGCAAGGGAAAATG ATTAGAGCCTATTCCAATGCTGGCACCAGTGAAAAGGCAAAAGATCCAATTTTTGGGCTCACTATGGGTGCTAGCTCTCAATCTTCTGGTAATAGTTTCAG ATGGTTTTGTGTTGAACGCGGAAGTGCTGATAATCCTTCAGTGATATTAATCCATGGTTTCCCTTCACAG GCATATTCTTATCGTAAAGTTCTTCCAGTACTCTCCAAGGACTATCATGCCATAGCATTTGACTGGCTAG GATTTGGGTTTTCTGATAAGCCTCAACCTAAATATGGGTTTGACTACACACTAGATG aATATGTATCATCATTGGAGTCACTTATTGATGAACTGGCTGTTACTAAAGTCTCACTTGTTGTCCAG GGATATTTTTCGCCAGTCGTAGTTAAGTATGCAAGCAGTCACCAGGAAAAGATAAACAACTTAGTACTCCTTAATCCACCT CTAACAGCCCAACATGCCAAGCTTCCATCAACGTTGTCCATATTCAGCAACTTTCTGCTAGGTGAAATATTTTCACAG GATCCCTTAAGGGCTAGTGACAAAGCTCTGACAAGCTGCGGCCCGTATAAAATGAAAGAAGAACATGCAATGGTCTATAGAAGACCCTATCTCACATCTGGTTCTTCAGGCTTTGCACTAAATGCAATTAGCAGGACCATGAAGAAAGAACTCAAG GGGTATGTGGACAATATGCAAACAATACTTAAGGACAAAAACTGGAAAGTTCGAACCACAATATGTTGGGGCCAAAGAGACCGCTGGTTGAGCTATGATGGAGTGGAAGATTTCTGCAAGGATTCCAACCATACACTTATTGAGGTTCCAACG GCTGGTCATCATGCGCAGGAAGATTGTGGTGAAGAACTTGGACAACTTATTTATAAGATACTAAGCAAAAGGAAATAG